A window of Diabrotica virgifera virgifera chromosome 9, PGI_DIABVI_V3a contains these coding sequences:
- the LOC114335151 gene encoding anaphase-promoting complex subunit 2 yields the protein MFHYTEDQTQEIDYAESWEIAKEIFPILDDTVLLTDVDYVCSKRYDLSKLVRFRKNPDLSLLIQRLVISKLEQRLRNEVAPAFWLYFKASEHETRGFKQFYNAVKCLHDNYIDLEQNVNILEWFRNATLVSEPVYGEENVHDAYKHIFKATLLSQLQLDYQTVVMNFYSAALKMEDLDEVNDGQCIICSQDRLECNCMDLFTETNGKLGEMTLLEPLVGQTLTSLVHETIHSYIHKVCKDSFDSSFVDVLEMWLYKVILKWLTKIYCYDQSVPLKQTVETFEKKLINFLYTIYTKMRIDQLFNIIIEYPESLPALEDLRICLPRTDLKPMLTKKLQKAMETRLLHPGVSTPDVLTAYVAAIRSLRVLDPTGLLLETVTQPVHEYLRSREDTVRCVVTSLTEDGPNDLAEELVRGEAVQVDENTPLDEDNEDWETWVPDPIDTVPNRTVTSRRTSDIISMLVNVYGSKELFVNEYRTLLANRLLTQCTFDTEKEIRYLELLKLRFGDSQLHYCEVMLKDVADSKRITQHIKQESDYVEEEIPVSAMIVSAQFWPAFKEEKLDLHPKVQNQIGKFISAFETLKGSRTLCWKTHLGFVDIEVELADRTLNLSVSPVHATILMYFQDKGSWELEELSKVMQCPATVLRRKISFWQCHGIIAETTQDVFSIQDELDQKPASVQEDLFVEDYETESAMASAQDQREEELQTFWSYIVGMLMNLDTLPIERIHQMLKMFAFQGPTIECTMQELRAFLDRKCREHLLIYSNGYYKLPK from the exons CGATTTATCTAAATTGGTGAGGTTTAGGAAGAACCCAGACCTTTCTTTATTAATTCAGCGATTAGTTATAAGTAAACTAGAGCAAAGATTAAGGAATGAGGTAGCTCCAGCATTTTGGTTATACTTCAAAGCTAGTGAACATGAAACTAGAGGCTTCAAACAGTTCTACAACGCCGTAAAATGTTTGCATGACAACTACATAGACCTAGAACAGAATGTCAACATTTTGGAATGGTTCAGAAACGCCACATTGGTCAGCGAGCCAGTTTATGGCGAAGAAAATGTACATGATGCTTACAAACATATATTCAAAGCTACTTTGTTGTCGCAGTTACAGTTAGACTACCAGACAGTTGTTATGAATTTTTATTCTGCTGCGTTGAAGATGGAAGATTTGGATGAAGTTAATGATGGCCAATGTATAATTTGTTCGCAGGACCGTTTAGAATGTAATTGTATGGATTTGTTTACAGAAACAAATGG AAAACTTGGAGAAATGACTCTTCTCGAGCCATTAGTTGGCCAAACATTAACAAGTCTCGTACATGAAACCATTCATTCTTATATACACAAAGTGTGTAAAGATAGTTTTGATTCATCATTTGTGGACGTTCTAGAAATG TGGCTGTATAAAGTAATATTGAAATGGCTGACAAAGATATATTGTTACGATCAATCGGTACCTCTTAAACAAACTGTGGAGACTTTCGAAAAGAAATTGATTAATTTTCTCTATACTATATATACAAAAATGAGGATAGATCAACTATTTAATATCATTATAG AATACCCAGAATCTCTACCGGCTTTAGAAGACCTACGAATATGTCTTCCTAGAACAGATCTAAAGCCTATGCTAACTAAGAAACTACAAAAAGCAATGGAAACACGATTACTACACCCTGGTGTAAGTACACCTGATGTTCTAACAGCTTACGTTGCTGCCATTAGGTCTTTAAGGGTGCTTGATCCTACAGGACTATTGCTCGAAACTGTCACGCAACCGGTTCATGAATACTTGAGGAGTAGAGAAGATACAGTAAG GTGTGTAGTCACCAGTTTAACTGAGGATGGTCCTAATGATCTAGCAGAGGAGTTGGTGAGAGGAGAGGCCGTTCAAGTTGATGAAAATACACCACTGGACGAAGATAATGAAGACTGGGAAACTTGGGTGCCAGATCCCATCGATACAGTACCAA ATAGGACTGTTACTTCTAGAAGGACTTCAGACATAATATCAATGTTGGTTAACGTTTATGGCAGCAAAGAACTGTTTGTCAATGAATACAGAACTTTATTAGCTAATCGACTTCTGACTCAATGTACTTTTGATACTGAAAAAGAGATTCGTTATCTGGAATTGCTGAAGCTTCGGTTTGGTGACTCACAGCTACACTATTGCGAG GTAATGCTGAAGGACGTAGCCGACTCAAAAAGAATAACGCAACACATCAAACAAGAAAGCGATTACGTAGAAGAAGAAATACCTGTATCGGCGATGATCGTTTCCGCTCAGTTTTGGCCCGCTTTCAAAGAGGAAAAGCTTGATCTGCATCCCAAGGTTCAGAATCAAATAGGCAAATTCATATCTGCGTTTGAAACTCTAAAGGGCAGTAGAACGTTATGCTGGAAGACCCATTTGGGTTTCGTGGACATAGAGGTCGAATTGGCAGACAGGACTCTTAATTTGTCAGTTTCTCCAGTGCATGCTACAATTCTGATGTATTTTCAAGATAAAG GAAGTTGGGAGTTGGAAGAACTAAGCAAAGTGATGCAATGCCCTGCAACTGTTTTGCGACGAAAAATTAGTTTTTGGCAATGTCACGGGATTATCGCAGAAACGACTCAAGACGTCTTTTCTATACAAGACGAACTGGACCAAAAACCAGCAAGCGTACAAGAAGATCTGTTTGTAGAAGACTACGAGACTGAGTCAGCTATGGCAAGCGCACAAGATCAGAGAGAAGAAGAACTACAG ACGTTCTGGTCTTACATCGTGGGTATGTTGATGAACCTGGATACTCTACCTATAGAACGAATCCATCAGATGTTGAAGATGTTCGCTTTCCAAGGACCGACTATAGAGTGTACCATGCAAGAATTGAGGGCTTTCTTGGATCGAAAGTGTCGAGAGCATCTTTTAATTTATTCTAATGGTTATTACAAATTACCTAAATAA